A window of Aquipuribacter sp. SD81 contains these coding sequences:
- a CDS encoding TPM domain-containing protein produces MTTSLAGVPAEPPSALRGQVTDSAGVLDTGAAQDAVDQLSDATGVDLYVVFVDTFDGLEPEEWVLQTGSESGLGAEDAMLAVAVDARQYQFEPPAELSTAEVADVRAAVEPALAADDWDGAVTAAATTLEEVVVAEGGVGGTVEQPAPEEPAGAGAGDGFGFGALGLFLVIGAVGVGIVVMSLVAGRRKPRLPAHEVAQRRGDTGWTTVPTPELEQRAGSALLAADEALRESEQELMFARAQFGDEATHDFEAAVAGARASLTQAFQARRHLDEQQTRGDVPEQERRRLLVEVLERTRASDETLQSQSEAMSRLRDYERSLPTLLPRLQSLSDGVAEQVDRAAATLERLRRTYSAAAVEPVQDNVELARELVDFSRERLASAQQHVTGGTAGEGAVAAHEAEASLARAAEQAAAVEDLDGHLRDAVVQLPGATADLRADLAQAEAVLAQGSRSDLSDLAGAAGRARAAVAEAEQQLVAAGAVGALGQGPSGAGAAGSAQGPGTAVAARGGDPLGVLRRVEAADDGLERALEATSSAGRERARAEAALEHALVAARADVEEVERFIATRRGAVGGGPRTRASHARHLLDTAYRQAGEDPVAALQDARAAEAEADLALAEARREVDRFRDPDDDWSGPWGGHRRQRGIDPGTIAMGVLLGSILGGGGGGGGGGGGGGFGGGGFGGGFGGGFGGGFGGGGGFGGDF; encoded by the coding sequence GTGACGACGTCGCTCGCCGGTGTGCCCGCCGAACCGCCGTCCGCGCTGCGGGGCCAGGTGACCGACAGCGCCGGGGTGCTCGACACGGGGGCGGCGCAGGACGCCGTCGACCAGCTGTCGGACGCGACGGGCGTCGACCTGTACGTCGTCTTCGTCGACACCTTCGACGGGCTCGAGCCCGAGGAGTGGGTCCTGCAGACCGGCAGCGAGAGCGGCCTCGGCGCCGAGGACGCCATGCTCGCGGTCGCGGTCGACGCGCGGCAGTACCAGTTCGAGCCTCCTGCCGAGCTGAGCACCGCCGAGGTTGCCGACGTGCGCGCCGCGGTGGAGCCCGCACTGGCGGCGGACGACTGGGACGGCGCCGTCACCGCCGCGGCCACGACCCTCGAGGAGGTTGTCGTCGCCGAGGGCGGGGTGGGCGGCACCGTCGAGCAGCCGGCCCCCGAGGAGCCCGCCGGCGCCGGCGCCGGCGACGGCTTCGGCTTCGGGGCGCTCGGGCTCTTCCTCGTGATCGGCGCGGTCGGGGTCGGGATCGTCGTCATGAGCCTCGTCGCCGGGCGGCGCAAGCCGCGGCTGCCGGCGCACGAGGTCGCGCAGCGGCGCGGCGACACGGGCTGGACCACGGTGCCCACCCCGGAGCTCGAGCAGCGGGCCGGCTCCGCCCTGCTCGCGGCCGACGAGGCGCTGCGCGAGTCCGAGCAGGAGCTCATGTTCGCCCGCGCGCAGTTCGGCGACGAGGCGACCCACGACTTCGAGGCGGCCGTGGCCGGCGCCCGGGCCTCGCTGACGCAGGCGTTCCAGGCGCGCCGGCACCTCGACGAGCAGCAGACGCGCGGGGACGTGCCCGAGCAGGAACGTCGCCGGCTGCTCGTGGAGGTCCTCGAGCGGACCCGTGCCTCCGACGAGACGCTGCAGTCGCAGTCGGAGGCCATGTCGCGGCTGCGGGACTACGAGCGGTCCCTGCCGACCCTGCTCCCCCGCCTGCAGTCCCTGAGCGACGGGGTCGCCGAGCAGGTCGACCGGGCCGCCGCGACCCTCGAGCGGCTGCGGCGGACGTACTCGGCGGCGGCCGTGGAGCCCGTGCAGGACAACGTCGAGCTCGCTCGCGAGCTCGTCGACTTCTCCCGCGAGCGGCTCGCGTCGGCCCAGCAGCACGTGACGGGCGGCACGGCCGGTGAGGGTGCCGTCGCGGCGCACGAGGCGGAGGCGTCGCTCGCCCGCGCCGCCGAGCAGGCCGCGGCCGTGGAGGACCTCGACGGCCACCTGCGCGACGCCGTCGTCCAGCTCCCCGGCGCGACCGCCGACCTGCGGGCCGACCTCGCGCAGGCCGAGGCGGTCCTCGCCCAGGGCAGCCGCTCCGACCTGTCGGACCTCGCCGGGGCGGCCGGCCGCGCCCGCGCCGCGGTCGCGGAGGCCGAGCAGCAGCTCGTGGCCGCGGGCGCCGTGGGCGCTCTGGGGCAGGGCCCGTCCGGTGCGGGGGCGGCCGGGTCGGCTCAGGGACCCGGCACCGCCGTCGCGGCCCGGGGCGGTGACCCCCTCGGGGTCCTGCGCCGCGTCGAGGCGGCGGACGACGGGCTCGAGCGCGCGCTCGAGGCGACCTCGAGCGCCGGTCGGGAGCGGGCGCGGGCCGAGGCCGCGCTCGAGCACGCCCTCGTCGCGGCCCGCGCCGACGTCGAGGAGGTCGAGCGCTTCATCGCGACCCGCCGGGGGGCGGTCGGCGGCGGTCCCCGCACCCGCGCGTCGCACGCCCGCCACCTGCTCGACACCGCCTACCGGCAGGCGGGCGAGGACCCGGTCGCGGCGCTGCAGGACGCGCGCGCCGCCGAGGCCGAGGCCGACCTCGCGCTCGCCGAGGCGCGACGAGAGGTCGACCGCTTCCGCGACCCCGACGACGACTGGTCCGGCCCCTGGGGCGGCCACCGTCGGCAGCGCGGCATCGACCCCGGCACGATCGCCATGGGTGTCCTGCTCGGCAGCATCCTCGGCGGCGGCGGCGGCGGCGGTGGCGGCGGGGGCGGCGGCGGCTTCGGTGGCGGCGGCTTCGGCGGCGGCTTCGGCGGCGGCTTCGGTGGCGGCTTCGGTGGGGGCGGCGGCTTCGGCGGCGACTTCTGA
- a CDS encoding PspA/IM30 family protein: MSQQSIFGRISQLARANIHAIIDGAEDPEKMLDQMIRDYSANITEAEQAVAQTIGNLRLMEADRDEDATAARDWGSKALAASGRADQLRSSGNAGEADRLDNLAKVALERQIKAEQDATALDAQIAGQQEVVTKLRTGLDGMKNKLQDLKQRRDQLVSRQKVAQAQNQMHDAIKSIDLADPTSELSRFEEKIRREEARALGSAELAASSLDRQFAELEDAGTAIEVESRLAALKSSQSPQQ, translated from the coding sequence ATGTCCCAGCAGTCCATCTTCGGCCGCATCTCGCAGCTCGCGCGGGCCAACATCCACGCGATCATCGACGGGGCCGAGGACCCGGAGAAGATGCTCGACCAGATGATCCGCGACTACTCCGCGAACATCACCGAGGCCGAGCAGGCGGTGGCCCAGACGATCGGCAACCTCCGGCTCATGGAGGCGGACCGGGACGAGGACGCCACGGCCGCGCGGGACTGGGGCAGCAAGGCGCTCGCCGCCAGCGGCCGGGCCGACCAGCTGCGCTCGTCCGGCAACGCGGGCGAGGCGGACCGCCTCGACAACCTCGCCAAGGTGGCCCTCGAGCGGCAGATCAAGGCCGAGCAGGACGCCACCGCCCTCGACGCGCAGATCGCCGGGCAGCAGGAGGTCGTCACCAAGCTGCGCACGGGCCTGGACGGCATGAAGAACAAGCTGCAGGACCTCAAGCAGCGCCGCGACCAGCTCGTGTCGCGGCAGAAGGTCGCCCAGGCGCAGAACCAGATGCACGACGCCATCAAGAGCATCGACCTCGCGGACCCGACGAGCGAGCTCAGCCGCTTCGAGGAGAAGATCCGGCGCGAGGAGGCGCGGGCGCTGGGCTCCGCGGAGCTCGCCGCCTCCAGCCTCGACCGGCAGTTCGCCGAGCTCGAGGACGCGGGCACGGCCATCGAGGTCGAGTCCCGCCTCGCGGCGCTCAAGTCCTCGCAGAGCCCGCAGCAGTGA